GGGCAAGAGGGTCTTTGAGGAAGGTTGAGTTTTCTTGGCATGGGTATACCTCCTTTCGTGGGATGGAGGGGGGTGTACCCCTTTTTAAGGAATTATACAATAATTCGGTGGGTTTTTCATAATTCCGTGGAACAGTCTATCTACAAAAGGAGGAGGGATGTATTATGAAGCAAACTCGGATGATGTTATTTACTTTTTTACTTGTTTTCTCAGTATTTATTTTTAACACCGTGCTTGTTTTTTCGAACACACAAATTCCGAAAAGAGTTATAGCTGGTACGGTAGCCATAGCAGAGATATTGTCGAAGTTGAATGTAAATGTTATTGCTGTTCCGACAACGAGCTACGAATTGCCCAGAGAATATCAAAACTTACCAAGGATAGGAAACCCTATGAGGCCGGATTTAGAGGTTATTAAATCTCTAAAGCCTGATTTATTTATTTCCGATGCTTCTCTTGAAAATTCTTTGAAAAATTATTTGGAAGATAACAAAATTTCGTATAAATTTGTAAAATTAGCATCGATTGATGATTTGAAACGAACGATAGCAGAACTTGGAAAAATCTTAGGAAAGAATGCAGAAGCACAAAGATTGCTGACAGATTTGAATTTCAGGGAAGCAAAGGTACTGGCAAATATTCGTGGGCAAAAAAGGCCGAAGGTGATGATTATCTTTGGAGCTCCAGGAAATTTCATGTTGGCAACTGAAAAGTCTTATGTTGGTTCGCTTGCTAAAAAGCTCGGAGCAATAAACGTAGTTAAATCTGAAAATGCGTATGTGCCCATTAATCTCGAAACTCTTTTAGCAGCCCAACCGGACATCATATTGAGATTTTCTCACGGCAACAATCCTGAAGCGGTATGGGCTTTGTTTGAGAAGGAATTTAAGGAAAATAAGATATGGCAAAGTTTCAATGCGGTGAAAAATGGAAAAGTTTACAACCTCGAACCTGGTTACTTTGGTGTAGCTGCAAATCTAAAAGCGATAGATGCTCTTGAAAAGCTTGCTCAAATTCTTTATAGCGGAAGTAGCGGGAATTGACGTAGACTTTGGGATGATGGCAGTAAGGACAAGAGGGTCTTTGAGGAA
This window of the Fervidobacterium thailandense genome carries:
- the isdE gene encoding heme ABC transporter substrate-binding protein IsdE, whose product is MKQTRMMLFTFLLVFSVFIFNTVLVFSNTQIPKRVIAGTVAIAEILSKLNVNVIAVPTTSYELPREYQNLPRIGNPMRPDLEVIKSLKPDLFISDASLENSLKNYLEDNKISYKFVKLASIDDLKRTIAELGKILGKNAEAQRLLTDLNFREAKVLANIRGQKRPKVMIIFGAPGNFMLATEKSYVGSLAKKLGAINVVKSENAYVPINLETLLAAQPDIILRFSHGNNPEAVWALFEKEFKENKIWQSFNAVKNGKVYNLEPGYFGVAANLKAIDALEKLAQILYSGSSGN